The Nitrosopumilus sp. b3 sequence AATCAATCCTGACATGTTAGTTCCAATAATGAATACATCTGATATTATTATGCCATATACTAGCCATAAAATTGAACCAGCTGCAATGAAAATCATTAGAAATTTTGAAATGTCTTTGAGTCGTTTGGTCTTGTATCCTTTGTAGATTTGCTCCACCCATCCCATTAAAATTAAAACTCCTGCAGTAATTCCTAATAATGTCAGAAGCGTTCCGTCTACTTCCATTGTCTATTCTAACTCCAAAAAAATTCATCTAATCCTGTCTGTTTTGGCTTTCCTAAAATGGTGTCAAAGTCCAAATCCATCGATGATGTGATTTGCTCAAGTGTTGATTCCATAAATTCCATGTATTTTTTTGAATCAATCTCTTCTTTTTTTGCCATTTCTACAGGTTTCACACCTGGCTTGTTTAAAATTTTGATAAATGAAATTCTGTCCCCTTTCTTTATCTCTCTAATTGTTTCTAATTGTTTTGCAGCCCTGATGTGCTGAGGAATTGTTTTTGTGTATTCTGATGGGGCTTTGCTGAGCATCACATTAAATGTTAAATCCTCAAGTGGAATTTCTTTTGCTTCTACTTTTTTACCGCACGTTGCAATCTTTTCTGAAATCTGCTGTTTTGCTTTTACGAAATCCTCTACTGTTTGAACTTTTGATAGTACATCTAGCAATTCATAAAATAATTTTTTGATAAATGGCGGTGTATGTGATTTCTTTCCTGTAAGCCCTTTGACATCAACACTTCCATCTTTTGTTACTCCAAGATAATTTTTCTTTCTATTACTTAGCACACAGTATCTGTATGTTTTATCAATCTCTAAATCTACACCGTGATCCTTTTTTGCTTGTTCGATTACTGTCTGGATCTGTTCTTTTGTTGGCTTTTTAATGAATAATGAATCCGTATCTCCGTATAATACCTCGATTTCAGCTGCCTCACATTTTTTAATTGTCTCTAAAATTGTGTGTCTCCCTATGGCTGTTGTGGCCTCTGCCACGGGTAGAAAATATAGTGGAAATATCTCTGCACCCATTACACCATAACTTGCATTTAGAATAACCTTAAGCGCTTGACTGACTACTGTGTATTGCTGTCTTTGTTCATCTGTAAGGGTCTCTTTTTTTGATAAGCTCTTGTAATAGTTTACCCTCAAATCTCTTAGTGATCCAATAATCATTGATGTTAGTCCGTTTCTTTTAGAGCATGTCCAATGATTTGTCTGCTCAATAATATTTTTTTTGCATTCTTCATGAGAGCATCTTACTGTTTCATATGAAAGATTTCTAACTTTGATGATACTAGGATACAGGCTAGCAAAATCCATGACCACTACGTCAAAATGAATTCCTTCTTTTGGCTCAACTACCAAACCTCCGCGATATTTCTTATCTTTAATCACTGCATCTGATAATACTCCCTCTGATCTTCTTTGCAGCTCTTCTCTTTTTGGAATTAAGCAATTTCTTCGTCTATGCTCATAATATAGTAGACTTCTAATCCATTGGGATACTCCCATTCTTGCAATATCGTCAATTGGCATTCTGCCGATTCTTGCAATGATGACTAGAAGATTCATCAGTAAATCTTTGTTGAAGCTTGTAAGCTCAAATGTTAGTAGGGCATCGTTGTAGCAATAATTTGCAGTTTGATATAGCGATAATTGGTCAAAATCTAAACCATAGTCTATCTTTTCTTTGCCCAGTAGAGCTTTAGAGACACTGTTTAGTGAAAAATTAGTGTACTTTTGGCTGAAAGCATAAATCTGAAATGAGCGATTAGATAGTGTTCTATACAAATCAAGATGAACTCCTTCCTTTAATGTTGCAGAATCTCTCATCATGTAAAATGGATTTTCAGAATTTTTTATTCCCAATCTCTCTGCCCTATTGTAAAGATAGGGCAAGTCAAATTCATCTCCGTTATATGTTACTACAAATGGAAATTCTTTAATGATTTTAAATGCATCATGAATCATCTCTTTTTCTTTGTCTAATTCATAAAATGTGATTTTGATATCTTTCTCTAGTTCATTAATTCCTTCTTCAGTTCCTTCTGTTTTGAGAACAAAAATCTGATTAAATCCATCTGAGCCTTTCATTCCAATTGCAGTGACTTTTTTTTCGGCAATTTTTGGATCTGGAATTCTTCCTATCTCTGCTTCGACTTCAATGTCTACACTAAGTCTTTTTATTTTTGGAATTGGCTGATTTAGTAAATCTGCCCACTCTGTAATGTATTTTTTAAATTCTTCAGAATCTACCATGCTTTCACTATCTACTTTATCCCACAGCAAACTTTTCAGTGCGATTTTAACTTCATCAGAAATTTCCAAATCATGTGGCTTTAGTTTTTTGTCAACTATTTCATAATATTTCCCAACAATTAATTTTCTATCATATAGATAGTTTTCATAATATTTTATGTCAGACTCCCATGTTTCAATTACGTTTCTGATACTTTTGTCTCCTGATGTCCCGCCAATTGCCAAAGGATCTGCTACTGTGATTTTTGACATGTCAATTTCTTTATCAGTAATAAGATCAAATCTCTGAACAGTTTTGATTTCAAAAACATCTTCTCTTTCTTGAAGAAAATCTAATTCATCTGGTGATAATCTTGAGTAACAATAAGGTTTGTGACCTGTTTCATCTTTCCATAGAATTAGTTTTTGAGATTCAGGATTGTAGAATTTTAAAACTGCGGATTTTGAATTATTGTCATATGTGGCAGATACGAGCATTGATGGGGGCATTGATTCAACCTGCTCGGTATTTGTAAGATTTACTTGCATTTTCTTACACAGAATTCTCGTATTTGCTTACCAGCTTGCTTGCCCATTTTGAAATCTCATTTTTGTCCAGTTGAATTACTTCAACTCCTGCCTCCTTTAGTAAATCATAATCTGTTTCCGGATAAGAGTCAAGACATACAAATTTTTTAATTCCAATTGTAATTGCCATTTTTGTGCATTCCAAACATGGTACAAATGTTGTATACAATACTGCCCCCTTTATTCCAGCTTCAATCCCTAAAATTGCACAATGCATAATGGCATTTGCCTCTGCGTGATTACAAAGACATCTATCCAATGATGCCCCTGATTTTATTTTACCTTCCATTCTAAGTTGGCATCTCTTGCATCCACCTTCAAAACAATTTTTAATTCCGGGTGGTGTTCCATTATAACCTGTTGCAAGCTGTCTATGATTTCTAACAATTACTGCACCTACTTGTCTTGTCATGCAGTTTGAGCGAAGCTTTGCCAGTTCCGCTTGAAGCATAAAGTATTCATCCCAATCTGGTCTGTCAAAAGAATCACTCACACAGATTGTCTTTACCTGCTCAATATATGGATCACGCTAATCCTTGTTTTCAATGCGATCAATTTTCAGCAATTTGAAAATAGGATTTGAAATACATAAACTTCTTTAGTATCATGTGGCCTTTTGTTTTAATGGCAAGTTATTCTGCGCAAGTGAATGTTATTCACAAAAAATTTGAAAATGCTGTTAAAAGAGCAAAAACAAAACAGGCTCTAAACAAAGCATACAGTGTTCACAAAAAAGATCATGAAGCCTTATTGAAAAAACATCTTCGCGAAGAGACTTTGATGATAAACAAAGCAAAGAAAAAACTAGAATAAAATTTAGTTTTTTCAATTTTTATTTTTCATTTTCTCCTAAATCTTTCCCTAGTCTGAATCTGGATTCACTTGTTGAGAATGATTTCGAAGATATACTTGATATTAATCCTATTTTCAGGCTCAAATTCCCCTTTAATTCACAATTTCTCTATTAATTGGTTAATCAGGAATTTTCATGATAAAATATCTGCTCATTTTTGAGTAATGGATAGTATTTTGCTACACGAAAGCATAAAATCAATAAATTGTGATTAATAAAATATCTTGGATCAGTATCTAGAGAAAAAATATGTTCAAAAAAACTCTATAGAAAAACGTGATTATCAGGTAAATCTTGCAAATCAGGCAATCAAAGAGAATTGTATAGTTGTTTTGCCTACAGGGTTGGGAAAA is a genomic window containing:
- a CDS encoding DNA-directed DNA polymerase I, with the protein product MQVNLTNTEQVESMPPSMLVSATYDNNSKSAVLKFYNPESQKLILWKDETGHKPYCYSRLSPDELDFLQEREDVFEIKTVQRFDLITDKEIDMSKITVADPLAIGGTSGDKSIRNVIETWESDIKYYENYLYDRKLIVGKYYEIVDKKLKPHDLEISDEVKIALKSLLWDKVDSESMVDSEEFKKYITEWADLLNQPIPKIKRLSVDIEVEAEIGRIPDPKIAEKKVTAIGMKGSDGFNQIFVLKTEGTEEGINELEKDIKITFYELDKEKEMIHDAFKIIKEFPFVVTYNGDEFDLPYLYNRAERLGIKNSENPFYMMRDSATLKEGVHLDLYRTLSNRSFQIYAFSQKYTNFSLNSVSKALLGKEKIDYGLDFDQLSLYQTANYCYNDALLTFELTSFNKDLLMNLLVIIARIGRMPIDDIARMGVSQWIRSLLYYEHRRRNCLIPKREELQRRSEGVLSDAVIKDKKYRGGLVVEPKEGIHFDVVVMDFASLYPSIIKVRNLSYETVRCSHEECKKNIIEQTNHWTCSKRNGLTSMIIGSLRDLRVNYYKSLSKKETLTDEQRQQYTVVSQALKVILNASYGVMGAEIFPLYFLPVAEATTAIGRHTILETIKKCEAAEIEVLYGDTDSLFIKKPTKEQIQTVIEQAKKDHGVDLEIDKTYRYCVLSNRKKNYLGVTKDGSVDVKGLTGKKSHTPPFIKKLFYELLDVLSKVQTVEDFVKAKQQISEKIATCGKKVEAKEIPLEDLTFNVMLSKAPSEYTKTIPQHIRAAKQLETIREIKKGDRISFIKILNKPGVKPVEMAKKEEIDSKKYMEFMESTLEQITSSMDLDFDTILGKPKQTGLDEFFWS
- a CDS encoding dCMP deaminase family protein, which codes for MLQAELAKLRSNCMTRQVGAVIVRNHRQLATGYNGTPPGIKNCFEGGCKRCQLRMEGKIKSGASLDRCLCNHAEANAIMHCAILGIEAGIKGAVLYTTFVPCLECTKMAITIGIKKFVCLDSYPETDYDLLKEAGVEVIQLDKNEISKWASKLVSKYENSV
- a CDS encoding SemiSWEET family transporter, which produces MEVDGTLLTLLGITAGVLILMGWVEQIYKGYKTKRLKDISKFLMIFIAAGSILWLVYGIIISDVFIIGTNMSGLILMIIVLGMKKRYDIRANSN